The following are encoded in a window of Halosolutus halophilus genomic DNA:
- a CDS encoding creatininase family protein — translation MLYDAIGATSSEWAGKSYAEIKETAARDGSVLVIPVGSIEQHGHHLPVATDTILVEAMVTGAAERAPEDAPVLVVPPVWSGFSPHHLSFGGTLSLEFEHLRSVLEDVALTGVKSGFDAVCFVNGHGGNTALINAVVSTVGTSTDAEVLGTTYFTLATEEIDALRESELGGMAHGGEYETSLMLHLRPDLVADSDTAAATAWDEHYDWGGSDLLKGGTLAVYRGFDEYSESGAIGAPHLASAEKGSRIYDIVTEELAALFVAIHEHNA, via the coding sequence ATGCTATACGACGCTATTGGAGCCACGAGTAGTGAGTGGGCCGGAAAATCATACGCGGAGATCAAAGAGACCGCGGCGAGGGACGGATCAGTCCTTGTGATCCCAGTTGGCAGTATCGAACAACACGGCCACCATCTTCCCGTCGCGACCGATACCATTCTTGTTGAGGCGATGGTCACCGGGGCCGCGGAACGGGCGCCCGAGGACGCCCCGGTCCTGGTCGTCCCGCCGGTCTGGAGTGGCTTCTCCCCCCATCATCTCTCGTTCGGGGGGACGCTCTCCCTTGAGTTCGAGCACCTCCGATCAGTCCTCGAGGACGTCGCTTTAACCGGGGTCAAAAGCGGATTCGATGCGGTCTGTTTCGTGAACGGCCATGGCGGGAATACGGCGCTGATTAACGCGGTAGTCAGTACGGTCGGGACTTCGACAGACGCCGAAGTGCTTGGGACGACGTATTTCACGTTGGCCACCGAGGAAATCGACGCCCTCCGGGAGAGCGAACTCGGGGGGATGGCACACGGCGGGGAGTACGAAACGTCACTCATGCTTCATCTCCGCCCGGATCTCGTGGCCGATTCGGATACCGCCGCGGCAACGGCGTGGGATGAACACTACGACTGGGGCGGCAGCGACCTACTGAAAGGCGGCACGCTGGCCGTCTATCGTGGGTTCGACGAGTACTCCGAGTCGGGGGCGATCGGGGCGCCGCACCTGGCCAGCGCCGAAAAGGGGTCCCGTATTTACGACATCGTCACGGAGGAACTCGCGGCCCTGTTCGTCGCGATCCACGAACACAACGCGTGA
- a CDS encoding IclR family transcriptional regulator, which produces MADDRSPRRIQSVELAFEILKVLRDEEGATVSEVATHIDRSPGTTHTYLQTLRDLGYVRTSNGEYHVGFFALPLGEYVRSRSRLYQAGKSEVDKLAQETGEASHLVVESHGREILLYEQFGPDAVGEDLYTRIKGFPRRNLHCSAASKAILAHLPPERRNAILDDYEFVPRTPNTITDEATLRAELEDVRADGFARNDEEQISGVRAVAAPIIHAETVYGAISLSAPTSRVRGERFATTVPDRLVDSANVIEVTLQTPSPGRN; this is translated from the coding sequence ATGGCCGACGATCGAAGCCCGCGGCGGATTCAATCCGTGGAGTTAGCGTTTGAAATCCTCAAAGTGTTACGGGATGAAGAAGGGGCGACCGTCTCAGAGGTCGCCACGCACATCGACCGGTCGCCCGGGACCACCCATACCTACCTTCAGACGCTGCGGGACCTCGGGTATGTTCGGACGAGTAACGGCGAGTATCATGTTGGCTTCTTTGCGCTACCGCTCGGCGAATACGTGCGGTCGCGCTCGCGCCTCTATCAGGCCGGGAAGTCCGAAGTCGATAAACTCGCCCAAGAGACGGGTGAAGCCAGTCACCTGGTCGTAGAAAGCCATGGCCGGGAAATTCTCCTCTACGAGCAGTTCGGCCCGGATGCCGTCGGCGAGGATCTCTACACGCGGATCAAAGGATTTCCGCGACGGAATCTCCATTGTTCGGCGGCCAGCAAAGCGATTCTGGCGCATCTGCCCCCGGAGCGCCGCAATGCCATCCTCGACGACTATGAGTTCGTTCCGCGAACGCCAAACACGATTACTGACGAAGCGACCTTACGGGCCGAACTCGAGGACGTCCGTGCCGACGGCTTCGCCCGCAACGATGAGGAGCAAATTTCTGGAGTTCGTGCCGTCGCAGCGCCTATAATTCATGCTGAGACCGTATACGGAGCGATTAGCTTGTCCGCACCAACGAGTCGTGTGCGCGGGGAACGGTTTGCAACGACGGTCCCCGACCGACTCGTCGATTCGGCGAATGTGATCGAAGTCACCCTTCAAACACCGTCGCCGGGTAGAAATTAA
- a CDS encoding HalOD1 output domain-containing protein — protein sequence MATETRSTCCECTPVGETRFGEERGRPPSLAIVEAVAAVEGVAPTEFDPLYETIDPESIDQLFTDSGNTSTPASFLRLSVAGWNVFVRGDGVIRVCDPDQMTDPASAFHKPLRE from the coding sequence ATGGCCACCGAGACGCGATCGACTTGTTGTGAATGTACACCTGTGGGAGAGACGCGATTCGGGGAAGAGCGTGGGCGTCCACCATCTCTGGCAATCGTCGAAGCAGTGGCAGCCGTCGAAGGTGTTGCTCCGACGGAGTTCGACCCACTCTATGAGACAATTGACCCAGAATCAATAGACCAGTTGTTCACGGACAGTGGCAACACGTCAACACCGGCGAGTTTCCTTCGGCTCTCTGTCGCCGGTTGGAACGTCTTCGTTCGCGGTGACGGTGTTATCCGAGTCTGCGACCCTGACCAGATGACTGACCCCGCTTCAGCGTTCCACAAACCACTCCGCGAGTAA
- a CDS encoding ABC transporter ATP-binding protein encodes MSEVRLADVTKVYDDILAVEEIDLTVRDGEFLVMVGPSGCGKSTTLRMIAGLETITAGEIGIGDQVVNDVRPQDRDIAMVFQNYALYPHMTVRENMAFGLKLADEFDEAEIDTRVEEAADLLEIPELLDQYPKQLSGGQQQRVALGRAIVRDPDVFLMDEPLSNLDAKLRTQMRTELQRIQEELGVTTIYVTHDQTEAMTMGDRIAILNEGQLQQVARPEVCYDRPNNEFVAGFIGSPSMNFFEVTVSPTDDGVRVQGTGFETTLPVTLDAGEYTLGVRPEDFTATDGTGRLETVVDVVEPMGSDNFLYLHPVDGENEIIARVDSEFRPESGDLVALDFAAVDAHFFEQTGDRVPLEDEFESVTTA; translated from the coding sequence ATGAGCGAAGTACGTCTCGCCGACGTAACAAAGGTGTACGACGATATTCTCGCCGTTGAGGAGATCGATTTGACCGTCCGCGACGGTGAGTTCCTCGTGATGGTCGGTCCTTCCGGCTGTGGGAAATCAACGACACTCCGGATGATCGCTGGCCTCGAGACGATCACTGCCGGGGAAATCGGCATCGGCGACCAAGTCGTCAACGACGTGCGCCCCCAGGATCGGGATATCGCAATGGTGTTCCAGAACTACGCGCTGTACCCGCATATGACCGTGCGGGAGAACATGGCGTTTGGCCTGAAACTGGCCGACGAATTTGACGAGGCCGAAATCGACACCCGCGTCGAGGAGGCTGCTGATCTCCTTGAGATCCCGGAACTACTCGACCAGTATCCGAAACAACTTTCAGGGGGCCAACAGCAGCGGGTCGCCCTCGGCCGGGCGATCGTCCGCGATCCAGACGTCTTCCTGATGGACGAACCGCTCAGTAATCTGGATGCGAAGTTGCGCACCCAAATGCGGACGGAACTGCAACGCATCCAGGAGGAACTCGGGGTGACGACGATTTATGTTACCCATGATCAGACCGAAGCGATGACGATGGGGGATCGCATCGCGATCCTCAACGAGGGCCAACTCCAACAGGTTGCCCGCCCGGAGGTGTGTTATGACCGCCCGAACAACGAGTTCGTTGCCGGATTCATCGGCTCGCCAAGTATGAACTTCTTCGAGGTGACCGTGTCACCGACGGACGATGGGGTTCGCGTACAGGGCACCGGGTTCGAAACGACGCTGCCGGTGACACTGGACGCCGGCGAGTACACCCTCGGCGTCCGGCCGGAGGATTTCACTGCGACAGACGGGACTGGCCGTCTCGAGACGGTCGTCGACGTTGTCGAACCGATGGGATCCGACAATTTCCTCTATCTCCATCCTGTTGATGGCGAGAACGAGATTATTGCGCGTGTTGATAGCGAGTTCCGCCCGGAATCCGGCGACTTGGTTGCGCTCGACTTCGCAGCGGTCGACGCGCACTTTTTCGAGCAGACCGGCGACCGCGTACCGCTTGAAGACGAATTCGAATCCGTGACAACTGCCTAA